A single Bufo bufo chromosome 6, aBufBuf1.1, whole genome shotgun sequence DNA region contains:
- the LOC121004315 gene encoding histone H2A type 1-like — MSGRGKQGGKVRAKAKTRSSRAGLQFPVGRVHRLLRKGNYAQRVGAGAPVYLAAVLEYLTAEILELAGNAARDNKKTRIIPRHLQLAVRNDEELNKLLGGVTIAQGGVLPNIQAVLLPKKTESTKSAKSK; from the coding sequence ATGTCTGGACGCGGCAAACAAGGAGGCAAAGTCCGGGCTAAGGCCAAGACCCGCTCCTCCCGGGCAGGGCTCCAGTTCCCGGTCGGCCGAGTGCACAGGCTCCTCCGCAAGGGCAACTACGCCCAGAGGGTGGGCGCCGGCGCTCCCGTCTACTTGGCCGCTGTGCTCGAGTATCTCACCGCCGAGATCCTGGAGCTGGCCGGCAATGCCGCCCGCGACAACAAGAAGACCCGCATCATCCCCCGCCACCTGCAGCTGGCCGTGCGCAACGACGAGGAGCTCAACAAGCTGCTGGGCGGCGTCACCATCGCCCAGGGAGGCGTCCTGCCCAACATCCAGGCCGTGCTGCTGCCCAAGAAGACCGAGAGCACCAAGTCGGCCAAGAGCAAGTGA
- the LOC121004257 gene encoding histone H3 → MARTKQTARKSTGGKAPRKQLATKAARKSAPATGGVKKPHRYRPGTVALREIRRYQKSTELLIRKLPFQRLVREIAQDFKTDLRFQSSAVMALQEASEAYLVGLFEDTNLCAIHAKRVTIMPKDIQLARRIRGERA, encoded by the coding sequence ATGGCCAGAACCAAGCAGACAGCCCGTAAGTCCACCGGCGGGAAAGCTCCCCGCAAGCAGCTGGCCACTAAGGCCGCCAGGAAGAGCGCCCCCGCCACTGGCGGAGTCAAGAAGCCTCACCGCTACCGGCCCGGGACCGTCGCTCTCCGGGAGATCCGGCGCTACCAGAAGTCCACCGAGCTGCTCATCCGGAAGCTGCCCTTCCAGCGCCTGGTGAGAGAGATCGCCCAGGACTTCAAGACCGACCTTCGCTTCCAGAGCTCGGCCGTCATGGCCCTGCAGGAGGCCAGCGAGGCTTACCTGGTCGGGCTCTTCGAGGACACCAACCTCTGCGCCATCCACGCCAAGCGGGTCACCATCATGCCCAAGGATATCCAGCTGGCCCGCAGGATCCGAGGGGAGAGGGCTTAG
- the LOC121004258 gene encoding histone H2B 1.1 encodes MPEPAKSAPAPKKGSKKAVTKVQKKDGKKRRKSRKESYAIYVYKVLKQVHPDTGISSKAMGIMNSFVNDIFERIAGEASRLAHYNKRSTITSREIQTAVRLLLPGELAKHAVSEGTKAVTKYTSAK; translated from the coding sequence ATGCCCGAGCCAGCCAAGTCCGCCCCAGCGCCCAAGAAGGGCTCCAAGAAAGCCGTCACCAAGGTCCAGAAGAAGGACGGCAAGAAGCGGAGGAAGAGCAGGAAGGAGAGCTATGCCATCTACGTCTACAAGGTGCTGAAGCAGGTCCACCCCGACACCGGCATCTCCTCCAAGGCCATGGGCATCATGAACTCCTTCGTCAACGACATCTTCGAGCGCATCGCAGGGGAAGCCTCCCGCCTGGCTCACTACAACAAGCGCTCCACCATCACCTCCCGGGAGATCCAGACCGCCGTGCGCCTGCTGCTGCCCGGAGAGCTGGCCAAGCACGCCGTCTCCGAGGGCACCAAGGCCGTCACCAAGTACACCAGCGccaagtga